In the genome of Streptomyces sp. V2I9, one region contains:
- a CDS encoding CinA family protein: protein MTAAARVLRLLGGRGETLAVAESLTGGLVAAELTAVPGASRSFRGSVTAYATPLKRDVLGVDATLLAERGAVDPEVAAQMAAGVRRVLDADWGLATTGVAGPEPQDGQPVGTVYVAVVGPSGTEKVTALRLNGERAEIRHESVRSVLELLAGELGGNARAQDTEQHGGNGCLQP from the coding sequence GTGACAGCCGCCGCCCGGGTGCTCCGGCTGCTCGGAGGACGGGGCGAGACGCTCGCCGTCGCCGAATCGCTGACGGGCGGCCTCGTCGCCGCCGAGCTGACCGCCGTACCCGGCGCCTCCCGGTCCTTCCGGGGCTCGGTGACCGCGTACGCCACCCCGCTGAAGCGGGACGTGCTGGGCGTCGACGCCACCCTCCTGGCGGAGCGCGGAGCGGTGGACCCCGAGGTCGCGGCGCAGATGGCGGCCGGGGTGCGCCGGGTTCTCGACGCCGACTGGGGCCTCGCCACCACCGGGGTCGCCGGTCCGGAACCGCAGGACGGGCAGCCGGTCGGCACGGTCTACGTGGCCGTGGTCGGCCCCTCCGGCACCGAGAAAGTCACTGCGCTGCGGTTGAATGGTGAGAGGGCGGAAATCCGTCATGAGAGTGTGCGAAGCGTCCTCGAACTGCTCGCGGGCGAACTCGGCGGGAATGCGCGGGCACAGGATACGGAACAACACGGGGGGAATGGATGTTTGCAGCCCTGA
- a CDS encoding Dps family protein → MTVVKSTLSEGDLKVVGTALQGALVDLVDLSLVAKQVHWNVVGPRFRSVHLQLDDVVATARQHSDTVAERASAVGVNPDGRSGTVAKETAIAAVPEGWIKDTDAVRILVDALGVVIGRMRERIEVTDEPDPITQDLLIALTADLEKHAWMFQAESA, encoded by the coding sequence ATGACTGTGGTCAAGAGCACGTTGTCCGAGGGCGATCTGAAGGTCGTGGGAACAGCGCTGCAAGGCGCTCTGGTCGATCTCGTCGACCTTTCCCTGGTGGCCAAGCAGGTCCATTGGAACGTGGTCGGTCCGCGCTTCCGCTCCGTACACCTTCAGCTCGACGACGTCGTCGCCACGGCGCGCCAGCACTCCGACACCGTCGCCGAGCGTGCGTCGGCGGTCGGCGTCAACCCGGACGGACGGTCCGGCACCGTGGCCAAGGAGACCGCCATCGCGGCCGTGCCCGAAGGCTGGATCAAGGACACCGACGCCGTGAGGATCCTGGTGGACGCGCTGGGCGTGGTCATCGGCCGGATGAGGGAGCGCATCGAGGTGACCGACGAGCCGGACCCGATCACCCAGGACCTGCTGATCGCGCTGACGGCAGACCTGGAGAAGCACGCCTGGATGTTCCAGGCGGAGAGCGCCTGA
- a CDS encoding helix-turn-helix domain-containing protein, with amino-acid sequence MILLRRLLGDVLRRQRQRQGRTLREVSSSARVSLGYLSEVERGQKEASSELLSAICDALDVRMSELMREVSDELSLAELAESATAGDPVPVPVRPMLNSVSVSSVAGVPSGRVTIKAPAEAVDVVAA; translated from the coding sequence ATGATTCTGCTCCGTCGCCTGCTGGGTGACGTGCTGCGTCGGCAGCGCCAGCGCCAAGGCCGTACTCTGCGCGAAGTCTCCTCGTCCGCCCGGGTCTCGCTCGGTTATCTCTCCGAGGTGGAGCGGGGGCAGAAGGAGGCTTCCTCCGAGCTGCTCTCCGCGATTTGCGACGCGCTTGACGTACGGATGTCCGAGCTCATGCGTGAGGTGAGCGACGAGCTCTCGCTCGCCGAACTCGCCGAGTCGGCGACTGCCGGTGATCCGGTGCCAGTGCCGGTTCGTCCCATGCTCAACTCCGTCTCCGTCTCGTCGGTCGCAGGTGTGCCGTCGGGGCGGGTGACCATCAAGGCGCCCGCGGAAGCTGTGGACGTCGTCGCCGCTTGA
- a CDS encoding AraC family transcriptional regulator — MARADRTGEWARHWQYAALPDLDLLRARYVRHAFPRHSHEGYVIGAVTGGVEDVGLPGGTIQAVPGTVVLINPEVPHTARSGAPDGWAYSTLYPSYQVVNDIAAEVTSLRGTAGFAENRVTDPHASRLITEVHRAAEEGNALAADSLLRIVVSRLLGHYGSPLPAPAVRAGGTRNAVRARTVLEDRMAAPPTLEALAAELGTGPFALLRAFKKEFGMPPHTWLTDARVRRARRLLDAGVAPAEAATAVGFTDQPHLNRHFTRIVGVPPGAYQRERGVGRPGR; from the coding sequence ATGGCGAGGGCGGACCGCACGGGGGAGTGGGCACGGCACTGGCAGTACGCCGCACTGCCCGACCTCGATCTGCTGCGCGCTCGGTACGTCCGCCACGCCTTCCCCCGGCACAGCCACGAGGGTTACGTCATCGGAGCGGTCACCGGCGGCGTGGAGGACGTGGGGCTGCCGGGCGGCACGATCCAGGCGGTCCCCGGAACCGTCGTCCTGATCAACCCGGAGGTGCCGCACACCGCCCGCTCCGGGGCGCCCGACGGCTGGGCGTATTCGACGCTCTACCCGTCGTACCAGGTGGTCAACGACATCGCGGCCGAGGTGACGTCCCTGCGCGGCACGGCCGGCTTCGCCGAGAACCGGGTGACCGATCCGCACGCGTCCCGGCTGATCACCGAGGTGCACCGGGCGGCGGAGGAGGGGAACGCGCTGGCGGCCGACAGCCTGCTGCGCATCGTGGTCTCCCGGCTCCTCGGCCACTACGGCAGCCCGCTGCCCGCACCTGCCGTGCGCGCCGGCGGCACGCGGAACGCCGTGCGGGCCCGGACCGTGCTGGAGGACCGCATGGCCGCCCCGCCCACGCTGGAGGCGCTCGCCGCCGAGCTGGGAACCGGGCCGTTCGCGCTGCTGCGGGCTTTCAAGAAGGAGTTCGGGATGCCGCCCCACACCTGGCTCACCGACGCCCGCGTGCGCAGGGCGCGCCGCCTGCTCGACGCCGGTGTCGCCCCCGCCGAGGCCGCGACAGCCGTCGGCTTCACCGATCAGCCCCACCTCAACCGCCACTTCACCCGGATCGTCGGGGTGCCGCCCGGCGCGTACCAGCGCGAACGCGGAGTGGGCCGGCCCGGCCGGTGA
- a CDS encoding DNA-formamidopyrimidine glycosylase family protein — translation MPEGDTVLQTAARLHTALAGRVLTRSDLRVPRFATADLTGRTVLDVTARGKHLLTRVEGGLTLHSHLRMDGAWRVYAPDERWRGGPGHQIRAILGNAEHTAVGYRLPVLELMRTDEESRAVGHLGPDLLGPDWNPALALERLLAAPERPLGEALLDQRNLAGIGNVYKCELCFLARVTPWLPVGALPDGVLPRVVTAAERLLYANRERPTRTTTVVSELRTAPSRTPGSGPDHGSAPDATRDTTPASPSPIRRPPANRAPAAGRARSLPPVRVREPLYVYGRARRPCLRCGTPIRRADQDDRPTYWCPTCQSGPTP, via the coding sequence ATGCCCGAAGGAGACACCGTCCTGCAGACCGCCGCCCGGTTGCACACGGCGCTGGCGGGCCGGGTGCTGACCCGGTCGGACCTGCGCGTCCCCCGCTTCGCCACCGCCGACCTCACCGGCCGTACCGTCCTGGACGTCACCGCGCGCGGCAAGCACCTGCTGACCCGTGTCGAGGGCGGGCTGACCCTGCACAGCCACCTCCGGATGGACGGCGCCTGGCGGGTGTACGCACCGGACGAACGGTGGCGGGGCGGGCCGGGACACCAGATCCGCGCGATCCTCGGCAACGCGGAGCACACCGCGGTCGGCTACCGGCTCCCCGTGCTGGAGCTGATGCGTACCGATGAGGAGAGCCGGGCCGTGGGCCATCTCGGGCCGGACCTGCTGGGCCCCGACTGGAACCCGGCCCTCGCCCTGGAACGGCTGCTCGCCGCACCGGAGCGCCCCCTCGGCGAGGCCCTGCTGGACCAGCGCAACCTGGCGGGCATCGGCAATGTCTACAAGTGCGAGCTCTGCTTCCTGGCCCGCGTCACCCCGTGGCTCCCCGTGGGCGCCCTCCCCGACGGCGTACTCCCCCGCGTGGTCACCGCGGCCGAACGCCTGCTGTACGCCAACCGCGAGCGCCCCACCCGCACCACGACGGTCGTCTCGGAACTCCGCACCGCACCCAGCCGGACTCCGGGATCGGGCCCCGACCACGGCTCGGCCCCGGACGCGACCCGCGACACCACCCCGGCGTCCCCCAGCCCAATCCGGCGCCCGCCCGCGAACCGGGCCCCCGCCGCCGGCCGCGCGCGATCGCTCCCGCCCGTCCGCGTCCGGGAGCCGCTGTACGTCTACGGGCGGGCCCGCCGCCCCTGTCTGCGCTGCGGCACGCCGATCCGGCGCGCCGACCAGGACGACCGGCCGACCTACTGGTGCCCCACCTGCCAATCCGGCCCGACCCCGTAG
- a CDS encoding DEAD/DEAH box helicase, with the protein MTGSALDAFSPATRSWFAGAFSAPTAAQEGAWRAIGEGSDVLVVAPTGSGKTLAAFLASLDRLAAEPPPADAKKRCRVLYVSPLKALAVDVERNLRSPLTGIRQESVRLGLPEPDVRVGIRSGDTPAAERRSMVTRPPDILITTPESLFLMLTSSARDALGGVETVILDEVHAVAGTKRGAHLALSLERLDELLPRPARRIGLSATVRPVDEVARFLSPQRKVEIVQPRSTKEFDLSVVVPVEDLGELGGSPATDGDSGQADKPSIWPHVEERIADLVQAHRSTIVFANSRRLAERLCNRLNEIAYERATGTAFDPDAPAPDLPEAHAPAEIMAQSGAGRGAPALLARAHHGSVSKEQRAQVEEDLKAGRLPAVVATSSLELGIDMGAVDLVVQVESPPSVASGLQRVGRAGHQVGAVSTGVVFPKYRGDLVQAAVVTERMREGAIEALRIPSNPLDVLAQQLVAMVALDSWQADDLLALVRRAAPFASLPESAFTGVLDMLAGRYPSDAFAELRPRVVWDRVGGTVTGRPGAQRLAVTSGGTIPDRGLFGVFLAGADPKKGGGRVGELDEEMVYESRVGDVFTLGTTSWRIEDITRDRVLVSPAPGVPGRLPFWKGDQLGRPLELGRALGAFLREIGGLSDEDARLRLLAAGLDAWAADNVLAYLDEQRRSCGHVPDDRTILVERFRDELGDWRVVVHSPFGAQVHAPWALALSARLGERYGMDAQVMHADDGIVLRLPDADMMGLDLFDLDVPAASDTPGDGPAPGAVAYDSDQPPVAAADVVFDRGEVEQIVTDQVGGSALFAARFRECAARALLLPRRSPGKRTPLWQQRQRASQLLQVASEFGSFPIVLEAVRECLQDVFDVPGLTELMGDLEARRVRLVEVTTQEPSPFARSLLFGYVAQFLYEGDSPLAERRAAALSLDSHLLAELLGRAELRELLDPEVLTELERELQWLTEDRRIKDAEGVADLLRVLGPLTDAELAERGAEPSWAPELATARRAIQVRITGADHWAAIEDAGRLRDALGTALPVGVPEAFTEPVKDPLGDLLARYARTHGPFTATRAAERFGLGTAVTDGALQRLSASGRTVQGEFHPAGIGQEWCDATVLRRLRRRSLAALRQELEPVPPAALASFLPQWQHFGSHRLRGIDGLARAVEQLQGAPVPASALEKLILPSRVMGYAPAMLDELTTTGEVVWAGAGALPGKDGWISLYLADSAPLLLPPAHPLELSALHESVLTTLSGGYGLFFRQIADQVRATTHPDCTDQQLADAVWDLVWSGRLTNDTLAPLRSLLGSGRTAGATAHRSRRSVPRGRYGSLTAAARTASRTGPPTVSGRWSLLPPAEPERTHRAHALARTLLDRHGVVTRGAVQAEGVEGGFSATYRVLAAFEDNGQARRGYVVEGLGAAQFAMDGAVDRLRAASTARDRRDPEAVPEAVVLAAADPANAYGAALPWPESPDGAGHKPGRKAGALVVLVDGELTLYMERGGKTLLAWPSDPDSPALRAAAEALAASARAGALGTVTVERTNGVSSLTSPLGRTLEAAGFLATPKGLRLRA; encoded by the coding sequence ATGACCGGTTCCGCGCTCGACGCGTTCTCGCCCGCGACCCGCAGTTGGTTCGCCGGAGCCTTCAGCGCGCCCACCGCGGCACAGGAGGGCGCCTGGCGGGCCATCGGCGAAGGCAGTGACGTGCTGGTCGTCGCGCCGACCGGTTCCGGCAAGACGCTGGCCGCCTTCCTCGCCTCGCTGGACCGGCTGGCCGCCGAGCCGCCGCCCGCCGACGCCAAGAAGCGCTGCCGCGTGCTGTACGTGTCCCCGCTCAAGGCCCTAGCGGTCGACGTCGAGCGCAACCTCCGCTCGCCGCTGACCGGCATCCGCCAGGAATCGGTGCGCCTGGGACTGCCGGAGCCCGACGTACGGGTCGGCATCCGGTCCGGGGACACCCCGGCCGCCGAGCGGCGGTCCATGGTGACCAGACCGCCGGACATCCTGATCACCACGCCCGAGTCGCTGTTCCTGATGCTGACGTCCTCCGCGCGGGACGCGCTGGGCGGCGTCGAGACCGTGATCCTCGACGAGGTGCACGCGGTCGCCGGGACGAAGCGCGGCGCCCATCTCGCCCTGTCGCTGGAGCGGCTCGACGAGCTGCTGCCCCGCCCCGCCCGGCGCATCGGTCTGTCCGCGACGGTCCGGCCGGTCGACGAGGTGGCCCGCTTCCTGTCGCCGCAGCGCAAGGTGGAGATCGTCCAGCCCCGGTCCACCAAGGAGTTCGACCTCTCGGTCGTCGTCCCGGTCGAGGACCTGGGCGAGCTGGGCGGCTCCCCCGCCACGGACGGCGATTCCGGGCAGGCGGACAAGCCCTCGATCTGGCCGCATGTGGAGGAGCGCATCGCCGATCTCGTCCAGGCACACCGCTCCACCATCGTCTTCGCCAACTCCCGGCGGCTGGCCGAGCGCCTGTGCAACCGGCTGAACGAGATCGCCTACGAGCGGGCGACCGGCACCGCGTTCGACCCGGACGCCCCGGCCCCCGACCTGCCGGAGGCCCACGCCCCCGCCGAGATCATGGCCCAGTCCGGTGCGGGCAGGGGTGCGCCGGCCCTGCTGGCCCGTGCCCATCACGGGTCGGTCTCCAAGGAACAGCGGGCCCAGGTCGAGGAGGACCTCAAGGCGGGCCGCCTGCCTGCCGTGGTCGCCACCTCCAGCCTGGAGCTGGGCATCGACATGGGCGCGGTCGATCTGGTGGTCCAGGTCGAGTCCCCGCCCTCCGTCGCCTCCGGCCTCCAGCGGGTGGGCCGGGCCGGGCACCAGGTGGGCGCGGTCTCCACCGGGGTGGTCTTCCCGAAGTACCGCGGCGACCTGGTGCAGGCCGCCGTCGTCACGGAGCGGATGCGTGAAGGGGCCATCGAGGCGCTGCGCATCCCGTCCAATCCGCTGGACGTCCTGGCGCAGCAGCTGGTCGCCATGGTGGCCCTGGACAGCTGGCAGGCCGACGATCTGCTGGCGCTGGTCCGCCGGGCCGCCCCGTTCGCCTCGCTCCCCGAGTCGGCGTTCACCGGTGTGCTCGACATGCTCGCCGGACGCTACCCCTCCGACGCCTTCGCGGAGCTGCGCCCCCGCGTGGTGTGGGACCGGGTGGGGGGCACGGTCACGGGCCGCCCCGGTGCGCAGCGGCTCGCCGTCACCTCGGGCGGCACCATTCCCGACCGGGGCCTCTTCGGGGTCTTCCTGGCCGGGGCCGACCCGAAGAAGGGCGGCGGCCGGGTCGGCGAGCTGGACGAGGAGATGGTGTACGAGTCCCGCGTCGGGGACGTCTTCACCCTGGGCACCACCTCCTGGCGGATCGAGGACATCACGCGGGACCGGGTCCTCGTCTCGCCCGCCCCGGGCGTTCCGGGCCGGCTGCCGTTCTGGAAGGGCGACCAGCTGGGCCGCCCGCTGGAGCTGGGCCGCGCTCTGGGGGCCTTCCTCCGGGAGATCGGCGGCCTGTCGGACGAGGACGCCCGGCTGCGCCTGCTCGCCGCCGGGCTCGACGCCTGGGCCGCGGACAACGTCCTGGCCTACCTGGACGAGCAGCGCCGGTCCTGCGGCCATGTGCCGGACGACCGGACCATCCTGGTCGAGCGGTTCCGGGACGAGCTGGGCGACTGGCGGGTCGTCGTCCACTCCCCCTTCGGCGCGCAGGTGCACGCCCCCTGGGCGCTGGCCCTCTCCGCCCGCCTCGGTGAGCGGTACGGGATGGACGCCCAGGTCATGCACGCCGACGACGGCATCGTGCTGCGGTTGCCCGACGCGGACATGATGGGCCTGGACCTGTTCGATCTCGATGTTCCGGCGGCCTCGGACACCCCGGGCGACGGACCCGCTCCGGGAGCCGTCGCATACGACAGCGACCAGCCGCCGGTGGCCGCGGCCGACGTCGTCTTCGACCGGGGCGAGGTCGAGCAGATCGTCACCGACCAGGTGGGCGGCTCGGCCCTGTTCGCCGCCCGGTTCCGTGAGTGCGCCGCACGCGCGCTGCTGCTGCCCCGGCGCTCCCCGGGCAAGCGCACCCCGCTGTGGCAGCAGCGCCAGCGGGCCTCCCAGCTGCTTCAGGTCGCCTCGGAGTTCGGCTCGTTCCCGATCGTGCTGGAGGCCGTCCGCGAGTGCCTCCAGGACGTGTTCGACGTCCCCGGGCTCACGGAGCTGATGGGCGATCTGGAGGCACGCCGGGTCCGGCTGGTCGAAGTGACCACCCAGGAGCCCTCGCCGTTCGCCCGCTCGCTCCTCTTCGGTTACGTCGCCCAGTTCCTGTACGAGGGGGACTCGCCACTCGCCGAACGGCGTGCCGCCGCCCTCTCGCTGGACTCCCATCTCCTGGCCGAGCTGCTGGGCCGGGCGGAGCTGCGCGAGCTGCTCGACCCCGAGGTCCTCACCGAGCTGGAACGGGAGCTGCAGTGGCTCACCGAGGACCGGCGGATCAAGGACGCCGAGGGAGTGGCCGACCTGCTGCGGGTGCTCGGGCCGCTCACCGACGCCGAGCTGGCCGAGCGGGGTGCCGAGCCGTCCTGGGCACCGGAGCTGGCCACGGCACGCCGGGCGATCCAGGTCAGGATCACCGGTGCCGACCACTGGGCCGCGATCGAGGACGCGGGCCGGCTGCGGGACGCCCTGGGCACGGCGCTTCCGGTCGGTGTTCCGGAGGCGTTCACCGAGCCGGTGAAGGACCCGCTCGGGGATCTCCTCGCCCGGTACGCGCGGACCCACGGCCCGTTCACCGCCACCCGCGCAGCCGAGCGCTTCGGGCTCGGCACAGCCGTCACCGACGGAGCGCTGCAACGGCTCTCGGCCTCCGGCCGGACCGTCCAGGGCGAGTTCCACCCGGCGGGCATCGGCCAGGAGTGGTGCGACGCGACGGTGCTGCGCCGGCTCCGCCGCCGTTCGCTGGCGGCGCTCCGCCAGGAATTGGAGCCGGTGCCGCCCGCCGCCCTGGCCTCCTTCCTCCCCCAGTGGCAGCACTTCGGCTCCCACCGGCTGCGCGGCATCGACGGGCTGGCCCGTGCCGTCGAGCAGCTCCAGGGCGCGCCCGTTCCCGCGTCGGCGCTGGAGAAGCTGATCCTGCCGAGCCGGGTCATGGGCTACGCCCCGGCGATGCTCGACGAGCTGACGACCACCGGCGAGGTCGTCTGGGCCGGTGCCGGGGCGCTGCCGGGCAAGGACGGCTGGATCTCCCTCTACCTCGCCGACAGTGCACCGCTGCTCCTGCCGCCCGCGCACCCGCTGGAGCTGTCGGCGCTCCACGAGTCCGTGCTCACCACGCTCTCCGGCGGGTACGGCCTCTTCTTCCGCCAGATCGCCGACCAGGTCCGGGCCACCACCCACCCGGACTGCACGGATCAGCAGCTGGCCGACGCCGTGTGGGACCTGGTCTGGTCCGGGCGGCTCACCAACGACACCCTGGCCCCGCTGCGCTCGCTCCTGGGCTCGGGGAGGACGGCGGGAGCCACCGCCCACCGTTCCCGGCGCAGCGTGCCGCGCGGGCGCTACGGATCGCTCACCGCGGCGGCCCGCACCGCGTCCCGCACCGGCCCGCCGACCGTCTCGGGCCGCTGGTCCCTCCTCCCCCCGGCCGAACCGGAGCGGACCCACCGCGCCCACGCCCTCGCCCGCACCCTTCTCGACCGGCACGGCGTGGTGACCCGCGGCGCGGTGCAGGCCGAGGGGGTGGAGGGCGGCTTTTCCGCGACGTACCGCGTGCTGGCCGCCTTCGAGGACAACGGACAGGCGCGACGCGGTTATGTGGTCGAGGGGCTGGGGGCCGCCCAGTTCGCGATGGACGGCGCGGTGGACCGGCTGCGGGCCGCCTCCACGGCGCGCGACCGCCGCGATCCGGAGGCCGTGCCCGAGGCCGTGGTGCTCGCCGCGGCCGATCCGGCCAACGCGTACGGCGCGGCGCTGCCGTGGCCGGAGTCCCCGGACGGCGCCGGACACAAGCCGGGGCGGAAGGCGGGGGCGCTGGTGGTCCTCGTCGACGGCGAGCTGACGCTCTACATGGAGCGCGGCGGCAAGACCCTCCTGGCCTGGCCGTCCGACCCCGACTCCCCGGCGCTGCGAGCGGCGGCCGAGGCTCTGGCCGCCTCCGCCCGCGCCGGAGCCCTGGGCACGGTGACGGTGGAGCGGACGAACGGCGTCTCCTCCCTCACCTCACCGCTGGGACGCACGCTGGAGGCCGCCGGATTCCTCGCCACCCCGAAGGGCCTGCGCCTGCGCGCCTGA
- the rimO gene encoding 30S ribosomal protein S12 methylthiotransferase RimO, with the protein MPERRTVALVTLGCARNEVDSEELAGRLAADGWDLVEDASDADVAVVNTCGFVEAAKKDSVDALLEANDLKDHGRTQAVVAVGCMAERYGKDLAEALPEADGVLGFDDYADISDRLQTILNGGIHASHTPRDRRKLLPISPAERQDAAVALPGHAQEAPAPAPEDLPEGVAPVSGPRAPLRRRLGTSPVASVKLASGCDRRCSFCAIPSFRGSFISRRPSDVLQETRWLAEQGVKEVMLVSENNTSYGKDLGDIRLLETLLPELAGVDGIERIRVSYLQPAEMRPGLIDVLTSTPKVAPYFDLSFQHSAPGVLRAMRRFGDTDRFLELLDTIRSKAPEAGARSNFIVGFPGETEADLAELERFLTGARLDAIGVFGYSDEEGTEAVGYENKLDADTIAERLAHISQLAEELTSQRAEERVGETLTVLVESVESDEDGEVAIGRAAHQAPETDGQVLFTTREGLVPGRMVEATAVATEGVDLVAEHHELAEAAR; encoded by the coding sequence ATGCCCGAACGCCGTACCGTCGCCCTTGTCACTCTTGGCTGCGCCCGTAACGAGGTGGACTCGGAGGAGCTTGCAGGCCGCTTGGCAGCGGACGGCTGGGACCTCGTCGAGGATGCCTCCGACGCGGATGTCGCAGTCGTCAACACCTGTGGGTTCGTCGAAGCCGCCAAGAAGGACTCCGTCGACGCCCTGCTCGAAGCCAACGATCTGAAGGACCACGGCCGCACCCAGGCCGTCGTCGCCGTCGGCTGCATGGCCGAGCGCTACGGCAAGGACCTCGCCGAGGCCCTGCCGGAGGCGGACGGCGTCCTCGGATTCGACGACTACGCCGACATCTCCGACCGGCTCCAGACCATCCTCAACGGCGGCATCCACGCCTCGCACACCCCGCGCGACCGCCGCAAGCTGCTGCCGATCAGCCCCGCCGAACGGCAGGACGCCGCCGTGGCGCTGCCCGGCCACGCCCAGGAGGCCCCCGCTCCCGCCCCCGAGGACCTGCCGGAAGGCGTCGCTCCGGTCTCCGGGCCCCGGGCGCCGCTGCGCCGTCGGCTCGGCACCAGCCCCGTCGCCTCGGTGAAGCTCGCCTCCGGCTGCGACCGCCGCTGCTCCTTCTGCGCCATCCCCTCCTTCCGCGGTTCGTTCATCTCGCGGCGGCCCTCGGACGTGCTCCAGGAGACCCGCTGGCTGGCCGAGCAGGGCGTCAAGGAGGTCATGCTCGTCTCCGAGAACAACACCTCCTACGGCAAGGACCTCGGCGACATCCGCCTGCTGGAGACCCTGCTGCCCGAGCTCGCCGGCGTGGACGGCATCGAGCGGATCCGGGTCAGCTACCTCCAGCCCGCCGAGATGCGCCCCGGCCTCATCGACGTCCTCACCTCGACGCCGAAGGTCGCCCCGTACTTCGACCTCTCCTTCCAGCACTCCGCCCCCGGCGTGCTGCGCGCCATGCGCCGCTTCGGCGACACCGACCGCTTCCTGGAACTGCTGGACACCATTCGGAGCAAGGCCCCCGAGGCCGGTGCGCGCTCCAACTTCATCGTCGGCTTCCCCGGCGAGACCGAGGCCGACCTCGCGGAGCTGGAACGCTTCCTCACCGGCGCCCGCCTCGACGCGATCGGTGTCTTCGGCTACTCCGACGAGGAAGGCACCGAAGCGGTCGGTTACGAGAACAAGCTCGACGCCGACACCATCGCGGAACGTCTCGCCCACATCTCCCAGCTGGCCGAGGAGCTGACCTCGCAGCGCGCCGAGGAGCGCGTGGGGGAGACCCTGACGGTGCTGGTGGAGTCCGTGGAGTCGGACGAGGACGGCGAGGTCGCGATCGGGCGTGCGGCGCACCAGGCGCCCGAAACGGACGGCCAGGTGCTCTTCACCACACGCGAGGGACTCGTACCCGGCCGTATGGTCGAGGCAACGGCAGTGGCCACCGAGGGCGTGGACCTGGTGGCCGAACACCACGAGCTCGCGGAGGCAGCCAGATGA
- a CDS encoding CsbD family protein has protein sequence MSDGAMDKLKGKGKEAVGKLTGDRRKEAEGKADQAKGGAKDTADGLGERAKGVKDSLSRDDDK, from the coding sequence ATGAGCGACGGAGCCATGGACAAGCTGAAGGGCAAGGGCAAGGAAGCGGTGGGCAAGCTGACCGGCGACCGCCGCAAGGAGGCCGAGGGGAAGGCCGACCAGGCCAAGGGCGGCGCCAAGGACACCGCGGACGGGCTCGGCGAGCGCGCCAAGGGTGTCAAGGACTCGCTGAGCCGGGACGACGACAAGTAG
- the pgsA gene encoding CDP-diacylglycerol--glycerol-3-phosphate 3-phosphatidyltransferase: MTGVPASAAGGSGAKPVRGGKLGTAAVNQASLWNIANILTMIRLLLVPGFVLLLFHNGGYDPAWRSFAWAAFAVAMITDLFDGHLARTYNLVTDFGKIADPIADKAIMGAALVSLSILGDLPWWITGVIIARELGITLMRFWVIRHAVIPASRGGKLKTLAQGTAAGMYVLALTGPLATLRFWVMMVAVVLTVVTGLDYVRQALVLRRKGLAAERAAAAARAEDATEALRAAAGAPVGARPTAAGVTDVRGGATDAGAGASDVRSGVNEVRSGPSEARGAAEAER, encoded by the coding sequence ATGACCGGAGTCCCGGCATCCGCGGCAGGCGGCTCCGGCGCGAAGCCGGTCCGCGGCGGCAAGCTGGGCACTGCGGCCGTCAACCAGGCCAGCCTGTGGAACATCGCCAACATCCTCACCATGATCCGGCTGCTGCTCGTGCCCGGCTTCGTCCTGCTGCTGTTCCACAACGGCGGGTACGACCCGGCCTGGCGCTCCTTCGCCTGGGCGGCCTTCGCCGTCGCGATGATCACCGACCTGTTCGACGGCCATCTGGCGCGGACGTACAACCTGGTCACGGACTTCGGGAAGATCGCGGACCCGATCGCCGACAAGGCGATCATGGGCGCCGCACTGGTCTCGCTGTCCATCCTGGGCGATCTGCCGTGGTGGATCACCGGAGTGATCATCGCGCGCGAGCTGGGCATCACGCTGATGCGGTTCTGGGTGATCCGCCATGCGGTGATCCCGGCCAGCAGAGGCGGCAAGCTCAAGACGCTCGCACAGGGCACGGCGGCCGGGATGTACGTCCTGGCCCTCACGGGGCCCCTGGCGACCCTGCGGTTCTGGGTGATGATGGTCGCCGTCGTGCTGACGGTGGTCACCGGCCTCGATTACGTACGCCAGGCCCTCGTCCTGCGCCGCAAGGGCCTCGCGGCCGAGCGGGCCGCCGCCGCGGCGCGGGCGGAGGACGCCACGGAGGCGCTGCGGGCGGCCGCCGGTGCCCCCGTGGGCGCCAGGCCGACTGCGGCCGGTGTGACGGATGTGCGGGGCGGTGCGACGGACGCGGGGGCCGGGGCGTCCGACGTGCGGTCCGGAGTGAACGAGGTGCGGTCCGGGCCGTCCGAGGCGCGGGGCGCCGCGGAGGCCGAGCGGTGA